In the genome of Lacerta agilis isolate rLacAgi1 chromosome 2, rLacAgi1.pri, whole genome shotgun sequence, one region contains:
- the LOC117041800 gene encoding monoacylglycerol lipase ABHD6-like, whose amino-acid sequence MDLDVLNMFVIAGGTLAIPILAFVASFLLWPSALIRIYYWYWRRALGMQVRYVNYDDYQFCYSYRGRPGHRPSVLMLHGFSAHKDMWLSVVKFLPKNLHLICVDMPGHEGTTRSSLDDYSIYGQVKRIHQFVECINLNRKPFHLLGTSMGGNVAGVYAAQYPAEICSLSLICPAGLPPVVESKFVKLLWELKESESLSQIPLIPSTPEEMAEMLKLCSYVRFKVPQQILQGLVDVRIPHNDFYRKLFFEIADEKSTKSLYENMSKIKAATQIIWGKQDQVLDVSGADILAKSIPGCQVHILENCGHSVVVERPRKTAKLLLEFLATVQNMDHNKKLA is encoded by the exons ATGGACCTTGATGTGCTGAACATGTTTGTAATAGCGGGAGGCACCCTGGCTATCCCAATTTTGGCATTTGTGGCATCCTTCCTTCTGTGGCCTTCAGCACTGATCAGAATATACTACTG GTACTGGCGCCGCGCCCTGGGCATGCAAGTTCGATACGTGAACTACGACGACTACCAGTTCTGCTACTCCTACCGAGGGAGGCCTGGCCACCGGCCCTCTGTGCTCATGCTGCATGGATTCTCGGCCCACAAAGATATGTGGCTTTCTGTAGTCAAG TTCCTTCCAAAGAACCTGCACTTGATTTGTGTTGACATGCCTGGCCATGAGGGTACCACTCGCTCATCCCTAGATGACTACTCAATCTATGGGCAGGTGAAACGAATACACCAG TTTGTTGAATGTATCAACCTGAACAGGAAACCCTTCCATCTACTTGGAACTTCCATGGGCGGAAATGTTGCAGGAGTTTATGCTGCTCAGTACCCAGCGGAGATCTGCAGCTTAAGTCTTATATGCCCTGCAG GGCTGCCGCCTGTCGTGGAAAGCAAATTTGTTAAGCTGCTGTGGGAGCTGAAGGAGTCTGAGTCCCTCAGCCAGATTCCCCTGATTCCATCCACCCCGGAGGAAATGGCAGAAATGTTAAAGCTTTGCTCTTACGTACGCTTCAAAGTGCCCCAGCAG ATCCTGCAGGGCCTCGTCGATGTCCGCATCCCGCACAATGACTTCTACCGCAAAT TGTTTTTTGAGATTGCAGATGAGAAGTCCACCAAGTCGCTTTATGAAAACATGAGCAAGATCAAAGCTGCAACGCAGATCATCTGGGGAAAGCAAGATCAG GTCCTAGATGTTTCAGGAGCGGACATCCTAGCAAAGTCGATTCCTGGCTGTCAGGTACACATTCTGGAAAACTGTGGACACTCAGTAGTCGTGGAACGGCCCAGGAAGACGGCAAAGCTGCTCCTGGAGTTTTTAGCTACGGTACAGAATATGGATCACAATAAGAAGCTGGCTTGA